From the genome of Tepidamorphus gemmatus, one region includes:
- a CDS encoding Ldh family oxidoreductase — MTVHNSHPEDEAVLCAEAGALRAFSIDVLSRAGADAATAEAATRAMMHGSCLGVDSHGIRLLAHYVAALKGGRVNPAPTLRLVREVGATAVLDAGHGHGALAAYTAMDHAVRLAGSHGTGAVAIRNSSHFGPAGAYALAAAERGLIGLATCNSDSFVSLHDGAERFHGTNPLAVAAPVAGGEPWLLDMATSAITYNRVQLHRSLGRPLDPGVAAAEDGSATTDPERASMLAPLGGPYGYKGAGLAGLSEILSAVLTGMRISPEILPMAGPDLSSPREMGAFVLAIDPGAFLPAEVFLAGMARYLAALRQSRPLPGARVLAPGDREWAERDRRMRDGIPIDPATAAAFVQLARTYGLTPPIPVSSVAEKQP; from the coding sequence TTGACGGTGCATAATTCGCATCCCGAGGACGAAGCCGTCCTGTGCGCCGAGGCGGGTGCCCTTCGTGCCTTCAGCATCGATGTCCTGAGCCGCGCCGGCGCCGACGCGGCGACCGCCGAGGCGGCCACCCGTGCGATGATGCACGGGTCGTGCCTGGGGGTCGACAGCCATGGCATCCGGCTGCTGGCACATTACGTCGCCGCCCTGAAGGGCGGTCGCGTGAATCCGGCGCCAACTCTTCGTCTGGTCAGGGAGGTCGGGGCGACGGCAGTGCTTGATGCCGGGCACGGGCATGGTGCACTGGCCGCCTATACCGCAATGGATCACGCGGTTCGGCTGGCGGGGAGCCACGGCACGGGCGCGGTGGCCATTCGCAACTCGTCCCATTTCGGCCCAGCCGGGGCCTACGCCCTTGCCGCGGCGGAGCGCGGCCTGATCGGCCTTGCCACCTGCAACTCCGATAGTTTCGTGAGCCTCCACGACGGCGCGGAGCGGTTCCACGGCACCAATCCGCTGGCCGTCGCGGCGCCCGTCGCCGGGGGCGAGCCGTGGCTGCTGGACATGGCGACGAGTGCGATAACCTACAACCGGGTACAGCTGCACCGCAGCCTCGGCCGGCCGCTGGACCCGGGCGTGGCCGCTGCCGAGGATGGCAGCGCAACCACCGACCCCGAACGCGCCTCGATGCTGGCCCCGCTGGGCGGCCCCTACGGCTACAAGGGCGCTGGCCTTGCGGGCCTGTCCGAAATACTGAGCGCCGTCTTGACCGGAATGCGGATCAGCCCGGAAATCCTGCCGATGGCCGGCCCCGACCTGTCCAGCCCGCGCGAGATGGGCGCCTTCGTGCTTGCCATCGACCCTGGCGCCTTCCTGCCGGCGGAGGTCTTCCTGGCCGGCATGGCCCGCTACCTTGCCGCACTGCGCCAGTCGCGCCCGCTGCCGGGCGCCCGGGTTCTCGCCCCCGGCGACCGGGAATGGGCGGAGCGCGACCGGCGCATGCGGGACGGGATCCCGATCGACCCGGCGACAGCGGCCGCCTTCGTGCAGCTGGCGCGGACCTACGGCCTGACACCGCCCATTCCGGTTTCATCCGTGGCGGAGAAGCAGCCATGA
- a CDS encoding SDR family oxidoreductase, whose amino-acid sequence MAGRLAGRTAFVTGAGQGIGREIALTFATEGARVMAVSRTASKLATLAAANAAIVPVELDVTDGPALESAIASAGAIDILVNCAGWVFDGRITECSDEDWEYGLAVNVTAAFRAIRAVLPGMAARRRGAIVNVASVASSVAGVDRRAAYGASKAALIGLTKGVAREAIGDGVRCNALCPGTTDTPSLEERIRSSADPEAARRAFVARQPMGRLGTAAEMAAAALFLASDEAAFMTGQLLIIDGGQTL is encoded by the coding sequence TTGGCCGGGCGGCTTGCAGGAAGGACAGCATTCGTCACGGGTGCGGGCCAGGGGATCGGACGCGAGATCGCGCTGACCTTCGCCACCGAAGGCGCGCGGGTCATGGCGGTCAGCCGAACCGCATCCAAGTTGGCAACGCTTGCTGCGGCCAATGCGGCGATCGTGCCGGTGGAACTGGACGTCACTGACGGGCCCGCTCTGGAATCCGCGATCGCTTCAGCCGGCGCGATAGACATCCTGGTCAACTGTGCCGGCTGGGTATTCGACGGCAGGATCACCGAGTGCAGCGATGAAGACTGGGAGTATGGACTCGCGGTCAACGTCACCGCGGCGTTCCGTGCCATTCGCGCCGTGCTGCCGGGCATGGCGGCGCGACGCCGCGGGGCGATCGTCAACGTCGCCTCGGTGGCGTCGAGCGTTGCCGGGGTTGACCGGCGCGCCGCCTACGGCGCGTCCAAGGCCGCACTGATCGGGCTGACCAAGGGTGTCGCCCGGGAAGCCATCGGCGATGGCGTGCGGTGCAATGCCCTGTGCCCGGGAACCACCGACACGCCGTCGCTGGAGGAACGCATACGATCCAGCGCGGACCCCGAGGCGGCGCGGCGCGCCTTTGTCGCGAGGCAGCCGATGGGGCGCCTGGGCACCGCCGCCGAGATGGCCGCGGCGGCCCTGTTCCTGGCCAGCGACGAGGCCGCTTTCATGACCGGCCAACTGCTGATCATCGACGGGGGGCAGACGCTTTGA
- a CDS encoding GntR family transcriptional regulator: MGRATPLYQQATDLLSAQIVSGEIPAGSLLQETRLASDLGISRAPARRTLALLAERGLLAKRPGRGYVVAAPPGRVQPGAAAHPVAARAPERPLVALAAWETILAEVESQIVARIPFGNWRLKEADLARHFAVSRTVARDVLGRLQQRGLVRKDERSHWFAPALTPDRIVDLYEMRALLEPVALAKAAPLIPAMEVSAVRARLIEALERDSAEIDGNLLDRLEADLHVGLLGYCPNREMIRSITHHQSLLIAHGFLYRWTRTMFDREPFLPEHFEIVDRLARGDGDGAARALGDHLRMSSDRAIARVAHVSGRFAAEPLPYLERISD; this comes from the coding sequence GTGGGGCGTGCCACCCCCCTTTACCAACAGGCAACCGACCTGTTGTCGGCGCAGATCGTCAGCGGCGAGATTCCGGCCGGGAGCCTGCTGCAGGAAACCCGGCTTGCGTCTGATCTGGGGATCAGCCGCGCTCCCGCACGCCGGACCCTCGCCCTGCTGGCCGAACGCGGCCTGCTCGCGAAACGGCCCGGACGCGGCTATGTCGTCGCCGCTCCGCCGGGGCGGGTCCAGCCGGGCGCGGCCGCTCACCCGGTCGCGGCCCGCGCGCCCGAACGTCCGCTGGTGGCGCTTGCGGCTTGGGAGACCATCCTCGCCGAGGTCGAAAGCCAGATCGTCGCGCGCATTCCCTTCGGAAACTGGCGCCTGAAGGAGGCAGACCTGGCGCGGCATTTCGCTGTCAGCCGCACGGTGGCTCGCGACGTGCTGGGGCGGTTGCAGCAACGCGGACTGGTCCGCAAGGACGAGCGTTCGCACTGGTTCGCGCCGGCGCTGACCCCCGATCGCATCGTCGATCTCTACGAGATGCGCGCGCTGTTGGAACCGGTCGCGCTGGCCAAGGCGGCGCCGCTCATTCCTGCGATGGAAGTCTCCGCGGTCCGGGCGCGGCTGATCGAGGCGCTGGAACGTGACAGCGCCGAAATCGACGGCAATCTGCTGGACCGGCTCGAGGCCGATCTGCATGTCGGTCTGCTGGGCTACTGCCCTAACCGCGAGATGATCCGCTCGATCACCCATCACCAGTCGCTGCTGATCGCACACGGCTTTCTCTACCGCTGGACCCGGACGATGTTCGACCGCGAACCCTTCCTGCCGGAGCATTTCGAGATCGTCGACCGGCTCGCCCGCGGCGACGGCGACGGCGCCGCGCGGGCGCTGGGCGACCACCTGCGCATGTCGTCGGACCGGGCGATCGCCCGGGTGGCCCATGTCTCGGGCCGGTTTGCGGCCGAACCCCTGCCATACCTCGAGCGGATATCGGACTGA
- a CDS encoding SDR family NAD(P)-dependent oxidoreductase, with amino-acid sequence MDGLFDLTGKTALVIGGSDGIGRELAQGLAGAGAAVLLSGRDPERLRMAADLLPARSTGPTTYACDARDVGQLSRLCAAVWADHGRIDILVNCQGVTAIKPALDISEPEYDAILDTNLKSTFFACTRFGARMIAAGGGTIINIASLAAHTGWDQAAAYSASKWGVVGLTKSLAWEWGELGVRVNAIAPGFFLTDLNRDRMSADRKARAGRRAAMRRMGELRELVGAAIYLASPASGFVTGSVLCVDGGYLASGI; translated from the coding sequence ATGGACGGATTGTTCGACCTGACAGGAAAGACCGCGCTGGTGATCGGTGGCAGCGACGGCATCGGGCGGGAACTCGCGCAGGGCCTGGCGGGCGCCGGCGCCGCGGTCCTGCTGTCCGGGCGTGACCCGGAACGCCTGCGCATGGCAGCGGATCTGCTGCCCGCCCGCAGCACGGGGCCGACAACCTACGCCTGTGACGCACGCGACGTCGGGCAGCTTTCCAGGCTCTGCGCCGCGGTTTGGGCCGATCACGGGCGCATCGACATTCTCGTCAACTGCCAGGGCGTGACCGCGATCAAGCCGGCGCTGGACATCTCCGAACCCGAATACGACGCGATCCTCGACACCAATCTCAAGAGCACGTTCTTCGCCTGCACGCGGTTCGGGGCCCGCATGATCGCCGCGGGTGGCGGCACCATCATCAACATCGCCTCGCTGGCGGCCCATACCGGCTGGGACCAGGCCGCCGCCTACAGCGCCAGCAAGTGGGGGGTGGTCGGCCTGACCAAGAGCCTGGCGTGGGAATGGGGTGAACTGGGGGTGCGGGTGAATGCCATCGCCCCCGGATTCTTCCTGACCGATCTCAACCGCGACCGCATGTCCGCCGACCGCAAGGCGCGTGCGGGCCGACGAGCGGCAATGCGCCGGATGGGAGAATTGCGGGAACTGGTGGGTGCCGCTATCTATCTCGCATCGCCGGCCTCGGGCTTTGTCACCGGATCCGTGCTGTGCGTCGATGGCGGTTACCTCGCATCCGGCATCTAG